The Microcebus murinus isolate Inina chromosome 1, M.murinus_Inina_mat1.0, whole genome shotgun sequence genome includes a region encoding these proteins:
- the CCR9 gene encoding C-C chemokine receptor type 9 — protein MTATELAGLIPNMSDDYSYDATSSMDDYMNFNFTDFFCKKNHVRQFASHFLPPLYWLVFIVGAVGNSLVILVYWYCTRVKTMTDTFLLNLAIADLLFLVTLPFWAIAAADQWKFQTFMCKVVNSTYKMNFYSCVLLIMCISVDRYIAIAQAMRAQTWRQKRLLYSKMVCFAVWAVAAALCIPEILYSQIKKESGITVCTMVYPMDESAKLKSAVLTLKVILGFFLPFVVMTCCYTIIIHTLIQAKKSSKHKALKVTITVLTVFVLSQFPYNCVLLVQTIDAYALFISNCAISTNIDICVQVTQTIAFFHSCLNPVLYVFVGERFRRDLVKTLKHLGCISQAQWVSFTRREGSLKLSSMLLETTSGALSL, from the exons ATGACAGCCACGGAGCTCGCA GGCCTTATTCCTAATATGTCTGATGACTACAGCTATGACGCCACATCTTCCATGGATGACTACATGAACTTCAACTTCACCGACTTCTTCTGTAAGAAAAACCACGTCAGGCAGTTCGCGAGCCATTTCCTCCCACCCTTGTACTGGCTCGTGTTCATCGTGGGTGCCGTGGGCAACAGTCTGGTCATCCTCGTCTACTGGTACTGCACGAGGGTGAAGACCATGACCGACACGTTCCTTCTGAATCTGGCAATCGCCGACCTTCTCTTTCTCGTCACCCTTCCCTTCTGGGCCATTGCCGCCGCAGACCAGTGGAAGTTCCAGACCTTCATGTGCAAGGTGGTCAACAGCACGTACAAGATGAACTTCTACAGCTGCGTGCTGCTGATCATGTGCATCAGCGTGGACAGGTACATCGCCATCGCTCAGGCCATGCGGGCGCAGACCTGGAGGCAGAAaaggcttctgtacagcaaaatgGTTTGCTTTGCCGTCTGGGCGGTGGCGGCCGCGCTCTGCATCCCAGAAATCCTGTACAGCCAAATCAAGAAGGAATCTGGCATTACCGTCTGCACCATGGTTTACCCCATGGACGAGAGTGCCAAGCTGAAGTCAGCTGTCTTGACCCTGAAGGTCATCCTGGGGTTCTTCCTTCCCTTCGTGGTCATGACCTGCTGCTACACCATCATCATTCACACCCTGATACAAGCCAAGAAGTCATCCAAGCACAAGGCCCTGAAAGTGACCATCACTGTCCTCACCGTCTTTGTCTTGTCCCAGTTCCCCTACAACTGCGTTCTGCTGGTGCAGACCATAGATGCCTACGCCTTGTTCATTTCCAACTGCGCCATTTCCACCAACATCGACATCTGCGTCCAGGTCACTCAGACCATCGCCTTCTTCCACAGCTGCCTGAACCCCGTTCTCTACGTTTTCGTGGGTGAGAGATTCCGCCGGGATCTCGTGAAAACCCTGAAGCACTTGGGTTGCATCAGCCAGGCCCAGTGGGTTTCGTTTACGAGGAGAGAGGGGAGCCTGAAGCTGTCGTCCATGCTGTTGGAGACCACCTCGGGGGCGCTCTCCTTGTGA